From one Deinococcus cellulosilyticus NBRC 106333 = KACC 11606 genomic stretch:
- a CDS encoding helicase-related protein: MESVQVLQPGDSGEYGGLCPGGVVYNLEVAVHHNYFAEGILVHNCYKNLYAAPAVFGETPKFMGAGAESNRAMDFHHKMRHVRSMTGGRGTYVLTATPTKNSPLEIYNMLTLVTDHLEANGVPGVDDFINRYCDIQGIIVPTKDGSVSSSPAVVGFQNLGELRDVMGRYMVREDAQTAVTKDGIGLKLPERVDFEQYFEMHPAVWDTYQHLRQAARNAKIQDNGEDHLFAIMAKMRKLTLDPALFSPSFAGLPNPRFQKAAELAQNALKEGGKAVVFMDLGQASQEDEDGNEGDAYDRLVDHFVAAGIPRDQIAVVTAQRVKKATDRQKIEQAYNDGKIKIVIGNTPTIGEGFNLQNGTTDMIHMDTPWDPGTYWQRLGRGVRQGNPVDQVRNHVLLGKGSFDSLTYTTMLGKKGWQQQVWDSSIDHAENATGLDLEDIALALSDDPEETRKQIKEAKEKLNQGAAKAALRNAMSTYADYLDLRTAWLKRAREAQGRKDGPTDNDRRVLAQREHELKALRDHLKNNEHFAPYAKLLDYAGPVIVSPQAVPLHQGMHLTVLQQGQPKGIRVNRVDDDGTIWVTGPGLSGNIKVSALPSIVSWEPAEEKYYYYDGAHERPSFAKAVLVTRRPGVGRKTVLLVKRGAQHA, encoded by the coding sequence GTGGAAAGTGTTCAGGTTCTCCAACCAGGAGATTCTGGAGAATACGGAGGCCTGTGCCCAGGCGGTGTGGTCTACAACCTCGAAGTAGCCGTTCATCACAACTATTTTGCTGAAGGCATCCTGGTGCACAACTGCTACAAGAACCTCTATGCAGCTCCAGCGGTGTTTGGAGAGACCCCCAAGTTCATGGGGGCAGGGGCCGAATCCAACAGAGCAATGGATTTCCACCACAAAATGCGGCATGTTCGCAGCATGACCGGAGGCCGCGGCACTTACGTGCTCACCGCCACCCCCACCAAGAACAGCCCCCTGGAGATTTACAACATGCTTACCCTTGTCACCGACCACCTGGAAGCCAACGGGGTGCCCGGGGTGGACGATTTCATCAACCGTTACTGTGACATCCAGGGCATCATTGTGCCCACCAAAGACGGCAGCGTGAGCTCCAGCCCGGCGGTTGTGGGTTTCCAGAACCTTGGGGAGCTGAGGGACGTGATGGGTCGTTACATGGTGCGCGAGGACGCCCAGACTGCCGTGACCAAGGACGGCATTGGGCTCAAACTGCCTGAACGGGTGGATTTTGAACAGTACTTCGAGATGCACCCTGCGGTGTGGGACACCTACCAGCACCTCAGGCAAGCCGCCCGGAACGCCAAAATTCAGGACAACGGGGAAGACCACCTGTTTGCAATCATGGCAAAAATGCGCAAGTTGACCCTGGATCCGGCCCTGTTCAGCCCCAGCTTTGCAGGCCTGCCCAACCCCCGCTTCCAGAAGGCCGCAGAACTTGCCCAGAATGCCCTCAAAGAAGGCGGGAAGGCTGTGGTGTTCATGGACCTCGGACAGGCCAGCCAGGAAGATGAAGACGGTAACGAAGGGGACGCTTATGACCGCCTGGTGGACCACTTTGTGGCCGCTGGCATCCCCCGGGATCAAATCGCAGTGGTCACAGCCCAGAGGGTCAAAAAGGCCACTGACAGGCAAAAAATCGAGCAGGCGTACAACGATGGCAAAATCAAAATCGTCATCGGCAACACCCCCACCATTGGCGAGGGGTTCAACCTGCAAAACGGCACCACCGACATGATCCACATGGACACCCCCTGGGACCCTGGCACCTACTGGCAGCGCTTGGGCCGCGGGGTGCGCCAGGGCAACCCGGTAGACCAGGTGCGCAACCATGTCTTGTTGGGCAAAGGGTCCTTTGACAGCCTCACCTACACCACCATGTTGGGCAAAAAAGGCTGGCAGCAGCAGGTGTGGGATTCCTCCATTGACCACGCTGAGAATGCCACTGGCCTGGACCTGGAAGACATTGCCCTTGCCCTCAGCGACGACCCTGAAGAGACCCGCAAGCAAATCAAGGAAGCGAAGGAAAAACTCAATCAGGGCGCAGCAAAAGCCGCCCTCAGGAACGCCATGAGCACCTACGCCGATTACCTGGATTTGCGCACTGCCTGGCTGAAACGGGCCAGGGAAGCCCAGGGCCGCAAAGATGGCCCCACCGACAATGACCGGCGTGTGCTGGCACAGCGGGAGCATGAACTCAAAGCCCTCAGGGACCACCTCAAGAACAATGAGCACTTCGCCCCATACGCCAAACTGCTGGATTACGCTGGCCCGGTGATTGTGTCCCCCCAGGCCGTACCCCTGCATCAAGGCATGCACCTCACCGTGCTGCAGCAAGGCCAGCCCAAAGGCATCAGGGTGAACCGGGTGGACGATGACGGCACCATCTGGGTGACAGGCCCAGGCCTGAGCGGGAACATCAAGGTTTCTGCCCTGCCCAGCATTGTTTCTTGGGAGCCTGCAGAAGAGAAGTACTACTACTACGATGGGGCCCACGAACGCCCCAGTTTCGCCAAGGCCGTGCTGGTCACCCGGCGCCCTGGTGTGGGCCGCAAAACTGTGCTACTTGTGAAAAGAGGTGCCCAGCATGCCTGA
- a CDS encoding endonuclease domain-containing protein, whose product MTGKSWSAQAATLFSPRMVMCLPVTCSKGTRFTAPPRESTLVDSIVSRKKHLPPAAPAPTLPCQHCQKPFQLNKVQDWKRRKHNEVVFFCSKSCRARHAHQHNSKFRSSIQQANARRTEELREQMARMRLLALTPEVREKMQKTMRERGIRPVRRGGNGQGLTDAQSALWVELWRVTQLEWIPEHPIRTLQPRGSGYPTNYKVDLAWPDLKIAVECDGPSHSSLTRKAQDQKKQKFLESLGWKVFRFSNQEILENTEACAQAVWSTTSK is encoded by the coding sequence ATGACGGGCAAGAGCTGGTCTGCACAGGCAGCCACCCTTTTTTCACCCAGGATGGTTATGTGTTTGCCCGTGACTTGCTCAAAGGGGACAAGGTTTACCGCACCCCCACGGGAATCCACTCTGGTAGATTCAATTGTGTCGAGAAAGAAACACCTGCCTCCCGCAGCACCCGCTCCGACTTTGCCTTGCCAGCACTGCCAGAAGCCGTTTCAACTCAACAAAGTGCAGGATTGGAAGCGCCGCAAACACAACGAAGTGGTGTTCTTTTGCAGCAAGTCCTGCCGGGCCAGGCATGCGCACCAGCACAACAGCAAGTTTCGCAGCAGCATCCAGCAGGCCAATGCACGCCGCACCGAAGAACTGCGAGAGCAGATGGCCCGAATGCGGTTGCTCGCCTTGACCCCCGAAGTCCGGGAGAAAATGCAGAAAACCATGCGCGAGAGGGGAATTCGCCCTGTGCGCCGTGGGGGGAACGGTCAGGGGCTGACAGACGCACAATCCGCCTTGTGGGTGGAACTTTGGCGGGTGACACAACTGGAGTGGATACCGGAGCACCCCATTCGGACGTTGCAACCCAGGGGCAGTGGTTACCCCACCAACTACAAGGTGGATCTGGCGTGGCCGGACCTGAAGATTGCCGTAGAGTGCGACGGCCCATCGCACTCATCCCTTACCCGAAAGGCCCAAGACCAGAAGAAACAAAAGTTCTTGGAGTCGCTTGGGTGGAAAGTGTTCAGGTTCTCCAACCAGGAGATTCTGGAGAATACGGAGGCCTGTGCCCAGGCGGTGTGGTCTACAACCTCGAAGTAG